In Streptococcus porcinus, the genomic window CAATCTTGCAACAAGAACACATTGACTCTCTTAAAATAAACAATAAAGAAGTGTCCTCGCAAAATAGGCAATCCTTGCTATTAGAAAAAGGACTATCACAAACGACTATGCAGCTTGTTCTTAATACAATTGATACCTTAGCTGATTCCTTTACCATCCAAGATATTACCCAAAAATCCCAACTTTCTCATGTTTCTGTTCGCAAATATATTACTTTTTTAGAAGAAAATAATTACTTACTGAGTGACCAGATTTATACAAAGGTGGGACGTCCATACCGTGTTTATCATAAAAATCCTTCCCCTACTACCCACTCCTTTTACCCTTAATTACGGCAATCTCAAAAGTAAGCGAGCATTTCGGAAAAGGAATAATAAAATAAGACTATCCACGTGGATAGTCTTATTTTATTATTTGCGGTACATTTTAAATTGCAGATAGAGATCATTATAGACTCCTAACCAATAATTTCCTAAGTTGTCGTAAACTTCTAGTTTCTTAATGGTTTCATTTGTTGGGTAAAAAGCAGGATCTTCTTTTATCTCTTTTGGTAAGATAGCTTTAGCCTTGGTATTTGGAGTAGCATAGCCGATATATTCTGCATTTTGAGCAGCGTTCTTAGGTTCATTGATAAAATTTAAAAAGGCATAAGCTTCTTTTTCATGTTTCATTGTTTTTGGTAAGACCAAATTATCAAACCAGAGGTTTGAACCTTCTGTAGGAACAACATAGTGTAAATGCTTATTATTAGCAAGCATCTCACTTGCTTCGCCTGAGAAAGTGACTCCGATAGCAGCATCTCCTTGAATCATATAACCTTTCATTTCATCGGCAACAATAGCTTTGATATTTGGTGTTAATGATTGAAGTCGTTTTTCTGCTGCTTTTAATTGGTTCATATTTTTAGAGTTGACACTATTGCCAAATGTGGTCAAACCTATTCCCAGCATCTCTCTCGCCCCATCAATCAACATGATTTTATCTTTGTATTCAGGACGCCATAAATCCTCCCAATGCTTGGGAGCATGTTTTACTTGTTGGTCATTGTACACAATACCGACCGTCCCCCAAAAATAGGGAATTGAGTAATCATTTTTAGGATCAAAACTTTTCCCTAAGAACTCCTTACCTATCGCATCCATCCCTTTTAGTTTACTTTTATCCAATTTGACTAAAAGATTTTCTTTAATCATTTTGTCTATGGTGTAATCACTTGGCACAGCAATATCATAGGTTGTACCACCCTGTTTTATTTTGGTGTACATGGCCTCGTTTGAATCAAAGGTTTCGTACTGCACTTGAATACCAGTTTCCTTTGTAAATTTTTTCAGCAAAGCAGGATCAATATAATCACCCCAGTTGTAAATGACTAATTTATCTGCTTGATTAGCAGACCCTGTTTTTTTCTGAATAGCAAAAGAAAGCCCAGCTAGGACAACAATAATAACCAATACCCCTGCAACAAAAGAATACAATTTACGCATGCTTGTCCTCCTTATCAAGTGAGATATAATAATAGCCCATTACCAAAAGTATTGAGACAAAAAAGACAATCGTTGAGAGAGCATTGATATCAAGTGAAATCCCTCGCCGAGCGCGCGAATAAATTTCTACAGAAAGCGTAGTAAAACCATTACCTGTTAAAAAGAAAGTAACTGCAAAATCATCTAATGAATACGTAAAAGCCATAAAGTATCCAGCAATAATACCAGGTGTTAAGAAAGGCAACATAACTTCTTTCATCATCTGAAATTGACTAGCTCCCAAATCATAGGCTGCATTAATCATATCTTGATTCATTTCTTTAAGTCGTGGTAAGACCATCAAAACGACAATTGGAATTGAGAAGGCAATGTGACTTAAGAGGACAGAAAAAGCGCCTAATTGAAACTTCAAAGTTGTAAAAAGTATTAAAAATGATGCGCCAATCATAACATCTGGTGAAACCATGAGAACATTATTGGCAGATAGGAGCGAATTCTGGAATCTCTTTTTAGCATGATGAATGAATATAGCACCAAAAGTACCGATGAAGGTTGCAATCAGAGCACTTGAAAATGCTAAGACAAAGGTTTGCAAGAGAATTGACATCAGTCGACTATCAGCAAAAAGCGTCCGATAATGTTCCAATGTTACCCCAGTAAACCCATTCATGTCTCCTCCTTTATTAAAAGAATAAAAAATGAGATATAAAATCGGAACGTAGAGAAGTACAAAAGTGAAAGTTAAATAAATTGGAACAAATTTTTTCATTGGCTTTTCTCCTTTGTTACCCACATAATGACAAGCATGGTAAAAATGAGAACCACACCAATAGTAGAACCCATTCCCCAATTTTGCGTAGTTAGGAAGTGCTGCTCAATGGCCGTTCCAAGAGTGATGACACGGTTTCCACCAATGAGGCGTGTTAGCATGAAAAGACTCAAACTTGGAATGAAAACAGACTGTACACCTGCACGTACACCACTCATTGACAAAGGAAAGATGACACGCGAAAAAGTTTGAACTTCATTTGCCCCTAAATCGCGACTAGCATTTATAACATTTCCATCTATATCATCTAAAGCATTAAAGATCGGCAATATCATAAAAGGAAGTTCAATATATGAAGCTACAAAAATAAAGGAAAAATCTGTAAATAGAATTTGCTTAGGACCAATTCCAACAAAAGTCAAAAAGGCATTAATTCCACCTTGCTGACCAAAAATCCCCATAAAGGCATAAGCTTTTAATAAGAGATTAACCCAAGTTGGTAAAATAATTAACATTAACCACAGTTGCCGATGCTTAAGCTTAGTTAAGCAATAGGCTGCTGGATAAGATAACAAAAGAGTGACTATCGTAATAATTCCTGCATAAACAATGGAATTAAAAACCATACGTAGATAAGTCCAGGAACTGAAAAAAATCTGATAGTTAGCAAGAGTAAGATGACCTTGGATATCAAAAAAAGATTTGTAAAATAAGAGAGCAACTGGTGCTAGAACAAAAAGAAAAATCCAAAGAAAATAGGGAATCGAGTAAGACTTAGAGGTTTTCTTCATTACGTTCCTCCTCGATTGCGTTAATCAGCCCCTCCTCCTGCTCATCGGTATCAACATATTCTTCAATACGTGCATCAAATTCTTCTTCTGTTTCATTTAAACGCATGATATGAATATCTTCTGGAGTAAAGGACAATCCAATAATTTCACCCTCAATGGCTTTGCGAGTAGAATGAATCATCCACTCATTACCAAGCTCATCATAAGCAATAATTTCGTAATGTACACCACGGAATAACTGAGTGTCAACCTTAACTTGGAGCTTACCTTCTTCAGGTAGAGTAATCTGCAGATCTTCTGGACGAATCACTACTTCTACTGGTTCATTTGGACGCATCCCACCATCAACTGATTCAAAGGTTTTTCCATTGAAGGATACTAAATAATCCTCAATCATAGTTCCATTAATGATGTTAGATTCTCCAATAAAGTTTGCAACAAAATGATTAATCGGCTCGTCGTAAATATCAACGGGTGTCCCTGACTGAACAATTTCACCATCATTCATGACGAAAATCCAATCACTCATAGCCAATGCTTCTTCTTGATCATGGGTAACAAATACAAAGGTGATCCCAAGTCTTTGTTGAAGTTCACGCAGTTCGTATTGCATTTCTGTACGTAACTTCAAATCTAAAGCCGACAATGGTTCATCAAGTAAAACCACGCGAGGTTGATTAATAATTGCGCGTGCTATCGCTACACGTTGCCTTTGACCACCTGACAATTTTTGAATAGGTCTTTTTTCAAACCCCTCTAATTGAACCATTTTTAAAGTTTCTTGAACTCTTTTTGCTATTTCAACTTTAGGGACATTTTTTAATTTTAAGGCAAAAGCCACGTTATCAAAAACATTCATATGGGGAAAGAGGGCATAATTTTGGAATACAGTATGAACATCTCGTTTACTGATGGGAACATCATTAATCCGTTTTCCATCAAGAAAAATATCACCACTGCTTGCATCAATAAGTCCAGCAATAATATTCAGAATAGTAGATTTCCCTGAACCGGATGCACCTAAAAGAGTATAAAATTTACCCTCTTCAAGTTCAAAATTAATATTTTTTAGTACCTGAGTACCATTGTCTTCAAATGTTTTAGAAACATTTTTAAATGTGATAATTGGCTTAGTCAATTGTCATAAATCCTCCATAAAATATCTGAGCAAATATCAGGTCAACTCTTCCCCGATAATACGTACTTCCCTCTCTAAGGTAACACCAGAGTTGGTTTTGACGGTTGCAATAACGTGGGCTATTAATTGTTCATAGTCACGCGCAGTTCCTTGATCAACATTAATCATGAAACCTGCGTGTTTTTCCGAAACTTCAACACCACCAATCCGATAACCTTTCAAGCCAGCTTCCATAATCAACTGACCAGCAAAGTGGCCAGGAGGACGCTTAAAGACAGATCCACAAGAAGGGTATTCTAATGGTTGTTTTAGACGCCTAAGATAATTAAGGCGATCCATTTCCTGGGAAATCTGTTCAAAATTCCCTGGATTTAGAGCAAATTTAGCAGAAATAACAATATCACCACTAGTTTGGACAGCAGATATCCGATAGCCAAAAGCCATTTCTCTCGCTGTTACTGTTTTAATCTCCCCCTCTGGCGTTAAGACTTTAGCCGAAAGAAAGATGTTAGCTATTTCACCACCGTAGGCACCAGCATTCATAAAAATAGCACCACCAATGCTTCCTGGTATACCACAAGCAAACTCAAAGCCAGTTAAGCTATGATATTTAGCGACCTTAGTTGTCTCTATCAGGTTAGCCCCTGCTTCTGCTTCAATGGTATAGCCATCAACTGTTATTAAATTAAGTTTATCAAACATAATCACAAAGCCACGAATGCCACCATCTCGAACAATGAGATTACTTGCATTGCCAAGAACCAACCAAGGAATCTTGTGCTGATTTGCATATTTAACAACCCGTGTTAATTCAATACGATTACGAGGAAACACCAAGTAATCAGCAGGTCCACCAACTTTGGTATAAGTGTATTTTTTTAAAGGTTCGTTAATCCGGATATCAATTCCGGCAAGTTCTTCAATCATTATTATCTACTTTCCGAATCATTTCGTTTTACATTAAAAAATCGGCACAGAGCCGATTCCATTATATCAAAATTTGTTAAAAATAACGATAATTAATAAGACATATTATGATACTTTTACCACACTTTTTATCTCATTCTGTGGTAATTCAGAGAGATAGCCTGATAAATAACTATTTTCTCCATTAAGTTTTAAATCAGGATTAATTTCCAAAAGTGGAATAAGCACAAAGGCTCGTTGCGTCATGAATGGGTGAGGAATCGTTAGGTCTTTAGTCTTACATATTACCTCACCAAAAAGTAGAATATCAATATCTATAGTACGTGGTCCCCATTTTTCATGACGAACTCTACCAAGATTCTTTTCAATTATATGAATATGATTTAAAAAAGTGACAGGTTCTAAATCAGTCTCAAAACAAGCAGCTAAGTTTAAAAAATTATCTTGGTCCGTTTTACCCCAAGCTATTGTTTCATAAATAGCAGAAATTTTAGCTAAGTGTGTTTTCGGTAACTGTGATAACTGACTAATAGCTTTCTCGAGATAAGCCTTCCGATTTCCCATATTACTGCCTAAACTAAGATATATCTTTGTCATCTTCTTCTCTCCAAAATAATACCAACAGAATCATAATGTCCTGCAATAGGTGGATTCTCTTTTCTGATAGAAATAGTAATTCCTTCAATCATCGAGAATTCTTGAAACAATACATCACAAATTGCACCACCTAATCTTTCAATCAGCGCAAAACGTTGGCTTTCAACAATGGTTTTGACCCTTTCAAAAACATGACCATAATGTACAGTTGTTTCTAAGTTGTCAGTTTTTGAGGCTGATAACAAATCAACAGCTAGTTCTAAGTCAATCACAAAAATCTGCCCTAAGACCTGTTCTTCAGCCAATGCACCGTGGTAGCCATAAAAACGACAACCATTTAGCCTTATCTTATCCATACATTTCCTCACATTAACTTCTCTAAAACAGTGACAATAGCTTCATTCTCAATAATATTATGGACGCGAACAATTTTACATCCTTTTGCGATAGCATAGGCTGATAAAGCAGCTGTTCCCTTGTCACGCTCCAATGCTTTGGTATTCCCCCCCAATAAAGCATCTACTACCCGTTTACGTGAAATACCAAACAAAACTGGATACCCCAGTTGACAAACCTTATCTAAACCTTTTAACAATTCTATATTTTGTTCAACATTCTTTGCAAAACCAAAGCCTGGATCAATCCAGATATTATCCTTGGAAATGCCGGCTTGTAATGCTTGATGCGCACGCTCTGTTAGAAAAGCGCAGACATCTGAAACAACATGCTCGTAGACTTCCTCTTTTTGGTTATGCATCAAAATAATAGGAACCTGCCATTTAGCAGCTAGTGCAAACATTTTTCCATCATAAAGTCCTGACCAAACATCATTTAAAATATCAGCACCTGCCTCTAAGGCTGCCTGAGCTGTCTGAGTTTTATAAGTATCAATACTTACTAAAATATTAAATCTTTCTTTAATAGCTTTAATAATTGGAACAACGCGTGCAATCTCTTCTTCAGCAGGTACAAAATTATAACCTGGTCTAGTAGATTCACCACCAACATCAATAATAGTAGCCCCTTGATTGATCATCAGTTCCACTTGTGCTATAGCCTCTTCAATACCGGTATAGGAACCACCATCAGAAAAAGAATCAGGTGTTACATTTAGAATCCCCATAATAGTAGCATTCCCAGCAATTGAAAATTTACCAATTTTCACAACCTAACTCCTCCTACTTATCTTTAATTAATTCTAAAATATACCGTTGGCTTTCGCGATCTTCTATAAATGAGCCTCTGGCCATTTTGGTCACGGTTTTACTGCCAGGTTTCTTAATTCCACGCATCGTCATACACATATGCTCCGCTTCAACCAGTACAAAAACACCTTCTGGATGTAGAGCTTCTTCTAAAGCAATCGCAATTTGACTAGTCAAACGTTCTTGTAATTGGGGTCTTTTACTAGCAACCTCTACAGCACGAGCTAATTTACTCAAACCAGTTACACGGCCGCCCCTAGGGATATAAGCAACGTGTGCCTTCCCATAAAAAGGCACCAAATGGTGTTCACACATGGAGTAAAAAGGAATGTCTTTGACCAAAACAATATCATCATAAGTTTCTTCAGCAAAAACAGTTGTAAATTCATTTTTAGGATTCATCTCTAATCCCGCAAACATCTCCTGATACATTTTTACAACACGTTTTGGAGTATCTATTAACCCTTCACGCTGTGGGTCTTCTCCCAGCGCTTCTAATAACTGATAAATGGCTTCTTCTGCCTTTTTGCTATTCATCGCAAAAATCCTCTCTGTCTTCGCCTTTTACGCTTTTTTTGAAAAATTGTCTAACTTCTGAAATAAAATATAAAGAACCCGTTATCACATAAAAATCCTTACTGGCTTTAACATCCATTTTAGTTAACCAGTCCTTGAAGCTTTTATTTCGTGGAAGCTCCAAAGGATAATCATCAAGCTCAAATGCTCTCGGGTAATTAAAAGTTGTGACTTCCAAATCTCCAACTTCTTGAAGAAGATCCAGCATTTGCTCAATTGGCTTAGTGTTAATGGCAGCCACTAAAATGTGGATATGGCGGCCCTTGTAGTCTGTCTTTAGAACATCAACCAAAGCTTGGATACTTTCTTTGTTATGTGCGCCATCAATCATCAGATTAGGGAGCATTAATTCTGTCCGCCCCAACCAGTAGTTCTTCTCTAATCCCGCACGAATAGCGTCATCGTTAATGAGGGGAAACTTATTTTTTAGCAATTGACACGCCTGTATAGCATGCGCCGCATTAGCCACCTGATGTTGACCTGGCATAGCAAGTTTAATCCCAGAAATGGAGCCCTGTATAGACAAAAATTGGTAAACATTACCCATCTTTTGCATGTTATAATCCACTTCGTACTGATAAACTTGGCTACCGCTCTTTTGGCTTTTTTCGAGAAAAACCTGTCTAGCTTCTGCATTATCAATAGCGAATAGAACTTTTTCACCGCCTTTTATGACACCAGCTTTTTGTTCTGCAATTTGAGCATAGGTCTCACCCAAAATATCTTGATGATCTAGACCAATGGAGGGACAGATGATTGCAAAGGCTTTAAAAACATTTGTCGAATCATATAGACCACCTAAACCTGCTTCAATAATAGCAATATCAACGGGATGTAGCTTACCAAAATAATAAAACATGATGATGGTAATAATTTCAAATTCCGTAATGGGACCTAAATCTGTTTCAATAGGGATTCTTTCTGTCAGTGGTTTAATCACGTTACAGCATATTACCAAATCCGTTTTACTAATCATGTGACCGTTGACGCTAATCCGTTCTCGAAAGTCCATAATAAAAGGCGACGTAAAGGTACCAACGTCATAACTAGAAGCAGTTAAAATGCGTTGCAAATTATTTACTGTTGACCCTTTACCATTTGTTCCCACAACATGAATCCCAAAAATGTTATTTTGGGGATTTCCTAATTTTTCCAAGACCCAGAAAACACGTTTCAAACCAGGTCTAATTCCAAATTTCGTTTGTCCGTGGATCCATTCTAGAGCTTCTTCATATAACATAATTTCCTCACTTCATGAGAGCCATACCTACTTTAATAAATAAGTTGAATCGGAGGTTAACTCTCTTTTTCCAGACTTCTCTAAGCTAAAACTTGCAAGCCCTTTTTATCAATCTCTAAGGAAACTAACTCACCATTCAATTCCAAGTTTCCAAGATGTTCAAGTATGGAACTCACTTTTTCTTTCGGGCATAAGGTCATCACTGTAGGTCCAGCTCCAGACAGGTAGGTAGCATAAGCGCCTTCTATTTTTGCTGTTGCTTTAATAGAATGGAATTCTTTAACTAGCTTTTGGCGGTATACCTCATGAAAGTGATCATTTTCAATGGCTCGTCCAGCTTTGATCATGTCTCCCTTTAAAAGGGCAGCAATAGCCAAATTTGCTACAGATGAGGCAGAAACAGCTTGTTTATAGGACAGTTGATGGGGTAGCACATTTCTAGAGTCAGATGTTTTTAATTCATAATTTGGTATAAAAGCTACCAAACCAACTTGTGGAAAGGGTGCCTGAATATAGTCTAGTTGATTATCGAGTTGTGAAGCAATAACAAATTGCCCAAAAAGAGCTGGTGCAACATTATCAGGATGCCCCTCAAATTGGTTAGCTAATTCAAACTTACGATCCATACTTAATTGTAAATCTGCTAATTGATTGGCTAATTCTATACCTGCTACAATGACTGCCGAAGATGATCCCAATCCACGCGCCAAAGGAATATCTGAACGCATAATAAGGTGATGAGGCTGGACATTCGGCGCAACTCGAAGAACTGTCTGAACTAATAAATTGTGGTCATCCCTTGGAACTCCGTCAAGCTTATGTTCAATAAACCACTCTGCGGTTTCTTCTAATACTTCTACTTCTAGATATTTAGTAACTGCAATCCCTATAGAATCAAAACCGGGTCCGATATTGGCTGAAGTGGCTGGTACCTTAATTATCATGGTTATCCCCCAATACTTTAAAGACATTTAGCAAGTGCCAGTCCGCTTCCTGGCTAATCTGCTGCTTAATGGCATCTAGCTGCAATTGATTCATCAAATGCGTCATGATTACAAGGCGAGTACAAGTGTCATCAACCTGTTGTTCTAACAATTGTTGGCAAGAAATACCTTGACCACTAATGATAGAGGCAAGACGGAGCAATCGACCATTTTGGTTTGGCGTGTTAATAGTAATATAATAGCGGCTGGTTCTATCAATTTTTTCTGCTAACCTAACAGGACAGCTAAAGGCGTTGAAAGGTTTACCAACAGTTCCTTCCTTTAATCGTCTAGCAATACGAATGATATCTGCCATAACTGAAGTTGCGGTTGGTTTTTGACCAGCACCTGGCCCGTAAAACATTGACTGACCAATGCCAATAGACTCAACAAATACTGCATTCATCACATCATTGACATTAGCTAATGGATGAGTTTTAGGAATAAAAGTTGGCGCTACATCAGCCCAAATACCACTAGTTTTTTCTTCCAACCTTCCTACTAACTTAATGACATAGCCTAGTTGCTGAGCGACAGCTACATCTTCAGTTGTAATTGTTGAAATTCCTTGATGGCTGACATCTTCAAAATCCAAAGACACGCCAAAAGCAAACTGACTTAGGATGGCTACTTTATAGGCGGCATCTATACCTTCCACATCATTTGTTGGGTCACTTTCTGCATAGCCTAAGGCTTGGGCTCTAGCTAAAGCTTTTTCATAAGACCATCCTTCTTCAACCATTTTAGTCATCATAAAGTTTGAAGTCCCATTCAAAACGCCAAAAACACCTTGTATTTTATCTGACGTGAAAGAATTAGCTAAAGTTCTTAAAATTGGAATACCTCCAGCAACTGCTGCTTCGTAATAAAAAGCAAGTGCCTTAGATTCTGCCAGTTCCCTGATTTCTTTACCATGTAAAGCAATCAAATCCTTATTAGCAGTGACCACATGCTTACCAGCTTGCAAAGCTTTTATAATATAAGTTTTAGCAGGCTCAATCCGTCCAATAAGTTCAACAACAATAGAAATATCACTGTCTGACAAAATTTCATCAATAGAAGTGACAAATTGGTAATCGTAGCCCATTGCATTTAGGCGCGCTTTCTCAGCGTCATCTCTAATTAAGATCTTAGATATTTGCAATTGCTCGCCAGCAGCACTTTTTATCTTATCACCATTTTTTTCTAATAGAAATGGTAACCCACTGGCAACAGTGCCAAAGCCTAATAAAGCAATTTTTAAAGACATTATAAACCTCCTAGTTCTTGTCACTTTTTACGATGATGTGATTATCAATATTTGGAATATTATACCAAATTCTAGGCTATTTTAATAGATTATGGCTGAAAGTTCTCTCAAAAATATTTTGCTGGCGTTAAATTATTGTTGTAAAAATGATATAATGACTCTATCTAAACACAGGAGCACATACTTATGAGACGAAAGAAATCTACCACAAAAAAAATAATAAGTCGTTTACTGGCATTACTCATCATTGCTACACTAAGTTTGTTTGGTCTTACCTATCATCAAGAGATTAAGAACTTTGCAAAAGGTTTTTTACCAGTTGCAGTTCAAAAAAACAAAGTCAAAACGAGTCGGTCTCAAGACACTATTAAAAAGAAAAAATCAACAGTTGATAATGAAAAAA contains:
- a CDS encoding ABC transporter substrate-binding protein, with the translated sequence MRKLYSFVAGVLVIIVVLAGLSFAIQKKTGSANQADKLVIYNWGDYIDPALLKKFTKETGIQVQYETFDSNEAMYTKIKQGGTTYDIAVPSDYTIDKMIKENLLVKLDKSKLKGMDAIGKEFLGKSFDPKNDYSIPYFWGTVGIVYNDQQVKHAPKHWEDLWRPEYKDKIMLIDGAREMLGIGLTTFGNSVNSKNMNQLKAAEKRLQSLTPNIKAIVADEMKGYMIQGDAAIGVTFSGEASEMLANNKHLHYVVPTEGSNLWFDNLVLPKTMKHEKEAYAFLNFINEPKNAAQNAEYIGYATPNTKAKAILPKEIKEDPAFYPTNETIKKLEVYDNLGNYWLGVYNDLYLQFKMYRK
- a CDS encoding ABC transporter permease, which encodes MKKFVPIYLTFTFVLLYVPILYLIFYSFNKGGDMNGFTGVTLEHYRTLFADSRLMSILLQTFVLAFSSALIATFIGTFGAIFIHHAKKRFQNSLLSANNVLMVSPDVMIGASFLILFTTLKFQLGAFSVLLSHIAFSIPIVVLMVLPRLKEMNQDMINAAYDLGASQFQMMKEVMLPFLTPGIIAGYFMAFTYSLDDFAVTFFLTGNGFTTLSVEIYSRARRGISLDINALSTIVFFVSILLVMGYYYISLDKEDKHA
- a CDS encoding ABC transporter permease; translation: MKKTSKSYSIPYFLWIFLFVLAPVALLFYKSFFDIQGHLTLANYQIFFSSWTYLRMVFNSIVYAGIITIVTLLLSYPAAYCLTKLKHRQLWLMLIILPTWVNLLLKAYAFMGIFGQQGGINAFLTFVGIGPKQILFTDFSFIFVASYIELPFMILPIFNALDDIDGNVINASRDLGANEVQTFSRVIFPLSMSGVRAGVQSVFIPSLSLFMLTRLIGGNRVITLGTAIEQHFLTTQNWGMGSTIGVVLIFTMLVIMWVTKEKSQ
- a CDS encoding ABC transporter ATP-binding protein — encoded protein: MTKPIITFKNVSKTFEDNGTQVLKNINFELEEGKFYTLLGASGSGKSTILNIIAGLIDASSGDIFLDGKRINDVPISKRDVHTVFQNYALFPHMNVFDNVAFALKLKNVPKVEIAKRVQETLKMVQLEGFEKRPIQKLSGGQRQRVAIARAIINQPRVVLLDEPLSALDLKLRTEMQYELRELQQRLGITFVFVTHDQEEALAMSDWIFVMNDGEIVQSGTPVDIYDEPINHFVANFIGESNIINGTMIEDYLVSFNGKTFESVDGGMRPNEPVEVVIRPEDLQITLPEEGKLQVKVDTQLFRGVHYEIIAYDELGNEWMIHSTRKAIEGEIIGLSFTPEDIHIMRLNETEEEFDARIEEYVDTDEQEEGLINAIEEERNEENL
- the murB gene encoding UDP-N-acetylmuramate dehydrogenase — encoded protein: MIEELAGIDIRINEPLKKYTYTKVGGPADYLVFPRNRIELTRVVKYANQHKIPWLVLGNASNLIVRDGGIRGFVIMFDKLNLITVDGYTIEAEAGANLIETTKVAKYHSLTGFEFACGIPGSIGGAIFMNAGAYGGEIANIFLSAKVLTPEGEIKTVTAREMAFGYRISAVQTSGDIVISAKFALNPGNFEQISQEMDRLNYLRRLKQPLEYPSCGSVFKRPPGHFAGQLIMEAGLKGYRIGGVEVSEKHAGFMINVDQGTARDYEQLIAHVIATVKTNSGVTLEREVRIIGEELT
- the folK gene encoding 2-amino-4-hydroxy-6-hydroxymethyldihydropteridine diphosphokinase, producing MTKIYLSLGSNMGNRKAYLEKAISQLSQLPKTHLAKISAIYETIAWGKTDQDNFLNLAACFETDLEPVTFLNHIHIIEKNLGRVRHEKWGPRTIDIDILLFGEVICKTKDLTIPHPFMTQRAFVLIPLLEINPDLKLNGENSYLSGYLSELPQNEIKSVVKVS
- the folB gene encoding dihydroneopterin aldolase is translated as MDKIRLNGCRFYGYHGALAEEQVLGQIFVIDLELAVDLLSASKTDNLETTVHYGHVFERVKTIVESQRFALIERLGGAICDVLFQEFSMIEGITISIRKENPPIAGHYDSVGIILERRR
- the folP gene encoding dihydropteroate synthase; this encodes MKIGKFSIAGNATIMGILNVTPDSFSDGGSYTGIEEAIAQVELMINQGATIIDVGGESTRPGYNFVPAEEEIARVVPIIKAIKERFNILVSIDTYKTQTAQAALEAGADILNDVWSGLYDGKMFALAAKWQVPIILMHNQKEEVYEHVVSDVCAFLTERAHQALQAGISKDNIWIDPGFGFAKNVEQNIELLKGLDKVCQLGYPVLFGISRKRVVDALLGGNTKALERDKGTAALSAYAIAKGCKIVRVHNIIENEAIVTVLEKLM
- the folE gene encoding GTP cyclohydrolase I FolE, which gives rise to MNSKKAEEAIYQLLEALGEDPQREGLIDTPKRVVKMYQEMFAGLEMNPKNEFTTVFAEETYDDIVLVKDIPFYSMCEHHLVPFYGKAHVAYIPRGGRVTGLSKLARAVEVASKRPQLQERLTSQIAIALEEALHPEGVFVLVEAEHMCMTMRGIKKPGSKTVTKMARGSFIEDRESQRYILELIKDK
- a CDS encoding bifunctional folylpolyglutamate synthase/dihydrofolate synthase — translated: MLYEEALEWIHGQTKFGIRPGLKRVFWVLEKLGNPQNNIFGIHVVGTNGKGSTVNNLQRILTASSYDVGTFTSPFIMDFRERISVNGHMISKTDLVICCNVIKPLTERIPIETDLGPITEFEIITIIMFYYFGKLHPVDIAIIEAGLGGLYDSTNVFKAFAIICPSIGLDHQDILGETYAQIAEQKAGVIKGGEKVLFAIDNAEARQVFLEKSQKSGSQVYQYEVDYNMQKMGNVYQFLSIQGSISGIKLAMPGQHQVANAAHAIQACQLLKNKFPLINDDAIRAGLEKNYWLGRTELMLPNLMIDGAHNKESIQALVDVLKTDYKGRHIHILVAAINTKPIEQMLDLLQEVGDLEVTTFNYPRAFELDDYPLELPRNKSFKDWLTKMDVKASKDFYVITGSLYFISEVRQFFKKSVKGEDREDFCDE
- the thrB gene encoding homoserine kinase, which produces MIIKVPATSANIGPGFDSIGIAVTKYLEVEVLEETAEWFIEHKLDGVPRDDHNLLVQTVLRVAPNVQPHHLIMRSDIPLARGLGSSSAVIVAGIELANQLADLQLSMDRKFELANQFEGHPDNVAPALFGQFVIASQLDNQLDYIQAPFPQVGLVAFIPNYELKTSDSRNVLPHQLSYKQAVSASSVANLAIAALLKGDMIKAGRAIENDHFHEVYRQKLVKEFHSIKATAKIEGAYATYLSGAGPTVMTLCPKEKVSSILEHLGNLELNGELVSLEIDKKGLQVLA
- a CDS encoding homoserine dehydrogenase, producing MSLKIALLGFGTVASGLPFLLEKNGDKIKSAAGEQLQISKILIRDDAEKARLNAMGYDYQFVTSIDEILSDSDISIVVELIGRIEPAKTYIIKALQAGKHVVTANKDLIALHGKEIRELAESKALAFYYEAAVAGGIPILRTLANSFTSDKIQGVFGVLNGTSNFMMTKMVEEGWSYEKALARAQALGYAESDPTNDVEGIDAAYKVAILSQFAFGVSLDFEDVSHQGISTITTEDVAVAQQLGYVIKLVGRLEEKTSGIWADVAPTFIPKTHPLANVNDVMNAVFVESIGIGQSMFYGPGAGQKPTATSVMADIIRIARRLKEGTVGKPFNAFSCPVRLAEKIDRTSRYYITINTPNQNGRLLRLASIISGQGISCQQLLEQQVDDTCTRLVIMTHLMNQLQLDAIKQQISQEADWHLLNVFKVLGDNHDN